The proteins below are encoded in one region of Nostoc flagelliforme CCNUN1:
- a CDS encoding ExeA family protein — protein MLSDVMTYFGLKRTLDHVGYFETQEQTNLFKELKPQIRQGRLIALTGVVGCGKTTTLQRLQLELSSEKDIIISRCLAIDKDKVSVGVLMSALFCDLSTEKDAKPPTQPELRERKFLALIQKCRKPVVLFVDEAHDIHHGTLVKIKRLIELVRQNGCTLSVVLLGHPKLKNDLRRPSLEEIGARTNIFSLEGIRGHQVEYIKWLLSECIHDDYLPEDLITNEAIAFLAERLTTPLQIEHYLQRAFEDAYQAATKPVTLGMAEAVLTVGLNDLEPRLIRHGYTKTVLAELLNIRVSEVNSFLHAQLPPGRTQDLRDQMLKIGIPLYASEGN, from the coding sequence ATGTTGAGTGATGTCATGACTTATTTTGGACTTAAACGTACCTTAGATCATGTGGGCTATTTTGAGACCCAAGAACAGACAAATCTATTCAAAGAACTCAAACCCCAAATTAGGCAAGGTCGTTTGATTGCTCTAACAGGTGTTGTTGGTTGTGGTAAAACAACGACTTTACAACGACTGCAATTAGAATTGTCCTCCGAAAAAGACATTATTATTTCTCGTTGCCTTGCAATTGACAAAGATAAGGTCAGTGTCGGGGTTTTGATGAGTGCTTTGTTTTGCGATTTAAGTACAGAAAAGGACGCTAAACCACCGACCCAACCAGAACTCAGAGAACGAAAATTCTTAGCTTTAATTCAAAAATGCCGTAAGCCTGTAGTGCTTTTTGTGGATGAAGCTCATGACATTCATCACGGTACGTTAGTCAAAATTAAGCGTTTAATTGAATTGGTACGCCAGAATGGTTGCACTTTATCTGTAGTGCTGCTGGGACATCCCAAATTGAAAAATGATTTGCGTCGACCATCTTTGGAAGAGATTGGTGCTAGAACCAATATTTTTAGTTTAGAAGGTATTAGAGGACATCAAGTTGAGTATATAAAATGGCTGTTGAGCGAGTGTATTCACGATGATTATCTGCCTGAAGATTTGATTACCAATGAGGCAATTGCATTTTTGGCAGAACGATTGACGACTCCATTGCAAATCGAACATTATTTGCAGAGGGCTTTTGAAGACGCTTATCAAGCAGCAACGAAGCCTGTCACTCTTGGTATGGCTGAAGCTGTCTTGACTGTGGGACTTAACGATTTAGAACCTCGCTTAATACGGCATGGTTACACGAAGACAGTACTAGCTGAGTTATTAAATATACGAGTAAGCGAGGTAAATTCTTTTTTACACGCTCAGTTGCCTCCTGGTCGAACCCAAGATTTGAGAGACCAGATGTTAAAAATTGGAATTCCCTTGTATGCGTCAGAGGGAAATTAA
- a CDS encoding helix-turn-helix domain-containing protein codes for MNKQEAADYLGVSVRALERYVQQGRISVKYEKGKTRPTANFDPAELEAFKSELNQPTVKPAFESRQIATEQQPQTDKLVRSSGEIAEFGEIGVIDKLSSIIEGLLGRGDNQPVVPIADKLLLTIAEAQALTGLSREFLRDAITKGELKAKVIGKGWRVKRSDLQEYVDKLF; via the coding sequence ATGAATAAGCAGGAAGCAGCAGATTACTTGGGTGTCAGTGTTAGGGCTTTAGAACGCTACGTACAACAAGGGCGAATCAGCGTTAAGTACGAGAAAGGGAAAACTCGCCCGACTGCCAACTTTGACCCCGCCGAACTGGAAGCATTCAAGTCAGAACTGAACCAACCGACCGTAAAACCAGCCTTTGAATCTCGTCAAATAGCGACAGAGCAACAGCCACAGACAGATAAATTAGTGCGTTCTTCTGGCGAGATTGCGGAGTTTGGCGAGATTGGGGTTATTGATAAGTTATCCTCAATCATTGAAGGGCTACTTGGTAGGGGCGACAATCAGCCAGTAGTGCCGATTGCCGATAAGTTGCTACTGACTATTGCAGAGGCACAAGCGCTAACTGGGTTGTCTAGAGAATTCCTGCGAGATGCAATTACTAAAGGCGAGTTAAAAGCCAAAGTAATTGGCAAGGGATGGCGAGTTAAACGCAGTGACCTACAAGAGTACGTTGACAAGCTGTTTTGA
- a CDS encoding HNH endonuclease, with the protein MPEFIYKNKKGIVRIAFYSEEDQDLIENFRWRIDHDGFMRRNSARDKFGKQQTIFFHNVIAQRMGLDTKLTILHLNGIKGDNRRSNLRAVTKQQAQMSRGKHCNNKSGFKGVVKKSPLKFRAQTTLNKKPIIIGDFDSPEKAYQAYCDYVRPIHGEFFNPG; encoded by the coding sequence ATGCCAGAGTTTATTTATAAAAACAAAAAAGGCATTGTAAGAATAGCTTTTTATAGCGAAGAGGATCAGGACTTAATTGAAAATTTTAGGTGGAGGATTGATCATGATGGTTTTATGCGACGAAACAGCGCTAGGGATAAGTTTGGAAAACAACAAACTATTTTTTTTCATAATGTTATAGCCCAAAGAATGGGGCTTGATACTAAACTGACGATCCTACACCTCAATGGAATTAAAGGGGATAATCGTCGCTCAAATCTTCGAGCTGTAACCAAACAACAAGCTCAGATGTCTAGGGGTAAGCACTGCAATAACAAATCTGGATTTAAAGGTGTCGTCAAAAAATCGCCGCTCAAATTTAGAGCGCAAACTACGCTCAATAAAAAACCAATTATCATTGGCGATTTTGACAGTCCTGAAAAAGCATACCAAGCCTACTGTGATTATGTTCGCCCTATTCATGGAGAATTTTTTAATCCTGGCTGA
- a CDS encoding AAA family ATPase, with protein sequence MIVVIGGIKGGAGKSTVAANLAARRVADGYDVLLVDGDEQETTTLWASTRSEHYPEGSQKLTCVQLRGRAARDEVLKLAPRYQDVIIDVGGRDTTTQRAALTVAHLVLLPIPPRGPDIWTLEKVAALLEEVRTVNPDLKAWAFLNRADASGRDNEDAMQIIQETPGIDLISPRLGDRKSFPNAHTQGLAVTELKPRDPKAVQELEVLYQYCFSTKIVSNQDNKGTK encoded by the coding sequence ATGATTGTCGTTATAGGCGGCATCAAAGGCGGGGCTGGCAAGAGTACTGTAGCCGCCAACCTAGCGGCTCGGCGCGTAGCAGACGGTTACGATGTGTTGCTCGTGGATGGCGACGAGCAAGAGACAACCACCCTTTGGGCTTCAACCCGCAGCGAACATTACCCTGAAGGTAGCCAAAAACTGACCTGTGTACAGCTTCGCGGCAGAGCAGCCAGAGATGAAGTTTTAAAATTAGCTCCCCGTTATCAAGATGTAATTATTGACGTAGGTGGGCGCGATACAACCACTCAAAGGGCGGCGTTAACCGTTGCTCATCTTGTTCTGTTACCTATTCCACCGCGAGGGCCTGATATTTGGACATTAGAGAAGGTGGCAGCACTTTTAGAAGAAGTGCGAACTGTCAACCCAGACCTCAAAGCCTGGGCGTTCCTTAATCGTGCCGACGCATCCGGGCGGGATAACGAGGATGCAATGCAAATCATTCAGGAGACTCCAGGAATTGATTTGATTTCACCAAGGCTTGGAGATAGAAAATCTTTTCCCAATGCCCATACACAAGGCTTGGCTGTAACTGAACTTAAGCCACGCGATCCAAAGGCGGTTCAGGAGTTAGAGGTACTATATCAGTACTGCTTTAGTACTAAAATAGTATCCAATCAGGATAATAAAGGTACAAAATGA
- a CDS encoding type II toxin-antitoxin system ParD family antitoxin — MYIQIKPELEQFIQAQLATGRFTSADDVINEAFKLLQEREQRIEELRQKIAVGTEQIAAGQVTDGEVVFAKFQEKIHQIAEESSE; from the coding sequence ATGTATATCCAAATTAAACCAGAACTAGAGCAATTTATTCAAGCACAGCTTGCAACTGGTAGATTCACTAGTGCAGATGATGTCATAAATGAAGCCTTTAAGCTGCTACAAGAAAGAGAACAGCGAATTGAAGAATTACGGCAAAAAATTGCTGTAGGAACTGAACAAATTGCAGCAGGGCAAGTAACTGATGGCGAAGTTGTATTTGCCAAATTCCAAGAAAAAATTCATCAAATTGCTGAGGAGTCATCTGAATGA
- a CDS encoding type II toxin-antitoxin system RelE/ParE family toxin — protein MSNYSFSDAAIQDLDEICEYIARRHPKAASKLFDDIRQKCKLVASFPNMGKSYGRLVPNLRGFVVDDYIIFYYPKESGISITRVANGYRDLESLFVDSE, from the coding sequence ATGAGCAATTATTCATTTTCAGATGCAGCAATTCAAGATTTAGATGAAATTTGTGAATATATTGCTCGCCGTCACCCAAAAGCAGCCAGTAAGCTTTTTGATGATATTCGTCAAAAATGTAAATTAGTAGCTAGTTTTCCTAATATGGGCAAAAGTTATGGAAGACTTGTACCAAATCTGCGCGGTTTTGTTGTCGATGATTACATTATATTTTACTATCCAAAAGAGTCTGGAATTAGTATTACTCGTGTTGCAAATGGTTATCGAGATTTAGAATCTTTGTTTGTAGATTCAGAATAA
- a CDS encoding ParA family protein produces MKIISIFNNKGGVGKTTLTYHLAHALALMGKRVLMIDSDPQCNLTIYGVETEELHKIWEQENKFIDDFNENRIKLTEAEFELFNSSPRTIHYILKPAEDGTRDLDHLPPPIKIDENLDLIPGRLTLHKYENQISRRWNGLYSKEPLSIRTVTQIRTIAVKYASERKYDFVIIDTSPSLGALNKVIISTVDGFLVPCLPDMFSLYGIKNIGNSLLEWQNDFRTIYSLMGDKRNMFPENFVRFLGFTIYNAKKYTSENISLAESRLNLAQAAFNYAKQIPETIEKHIVPEVRLHLTEKMLNTPIGEQVVMHTHNTLPVMAQKYRIPMWKIPALAKTSPIVDNEDKNTISGNQKIYERTKENYIAFAEDLLTRISCLD; encoded by the coding sequence ATGAAAATAATTTCTATATTTAATAATAAAGGTGGAGTTGGTAAAACAACACTTACATATCACTTAGCTCATGCTTTAGCACTAATGGGGAAAAGAGTTTTAATGATTGATTCTGACCCTCAATGTAATTTAACAATCTATGGTGTTGAAACTGAAGAATTACATAAGATTTGGGAACAAGAAAATAAATTTATTGATGATTTTAATGAAAATAGAATTAAACTTACTGAAGCGGAATTTGAGCTTTTTAATAGTAGTCCTAGAACAATTCATTATATTTTAAAACCCGCGGAAGATGGTACTAGAGATTTAGATCATCTACCACCTCCAATTAAAATTGATGAAAATTTAGACTTAATTCCAGGACGTTTAACATTACATAAGTATGAAAATCAAATTTCCAGACGCTGGAATGGGTTATACAGCAAAGAACCTTTGTCAATTAGAACTGTAACTCAGATAAGAACAATAGCGGTTAAATATGCGTCTGAGAGAAAGTATGATTTTGTTATCATAGATACCTCTCCAAGTTTAGGAGCATTAAACAAAGTAATTATATCAACTGTAGATGGGTTTCTAGTACCTTGTTTACCAGATATGTTTTCTTTATATGGGATAAAAAATATTGGTAATTCTTTACTCGAATGGCAAAACGATTTTCGCACTATCTACTCATTAATGGGTGATAAAAGAAATATGTTTCCTGAAAATTTTGTAAGATTTTTGGGATTCACAATATATAATGCTAAAAAATATACGTCTGAAAACATTAGTCTAGCAGAAAGTAGACTAAATTTAGCTCAAGCTGCATTTAATTATGCAAAACAAATCCCTGAAACTATTGAAAAGCATATAGTACCAGAGGTTCGCCTGCATTTAACTGAAAAAATGTTGAACACTCCTATTGGAGAGCAAGTGGTAATGCACACTCACAATACATTACCAGTAATGGCGCAAAAATATAGAATACCAATGTGGAAGATTCCTGCATTAGCTAAAACTTCACCAATAGTTGACAATGAAGATAAGAATACAATTTCAGGAAATCAAAAAATTTACGAAAGGACAAAAGAAAATTATATAGCTTTTGCAGAAGATTTATTAACAAGAATAAGTTGTCTTGATTAA
- a CDS encoding type II toxin-antitoxin system RelE/ParE family toxin: MKIYKNRTFDRWARKEGLNNLSLCNAVNEMAAGLYDADLGGGLFKKRIAKPGKGKSGGFRTLVATNNEDRWFFIFGFSKNERSNIDKDEESALKMLSKQLLAYTPEELEQAKNSNALIEVICNASEEISNS, from the coding sequence ATGAAAATTTACAAAAACCGTACTTTTGACCGTTGGGCGCGAAAGGAAGGGTTAAACAATCTTAGTCTCTGTAACGCTGTAAACGAAATGGCAGCAGGGCTTTATGATGCTGACCTGGGAGGTGGACTGTTTAAAAAACGCATAGCAAAACCAGGGAAGGGTAAGAGTGGTGGATTTCGGACACTAGTAGCTACTAATAATGAAGATCGTTGGTTTTTTATTTTTGGCTTTTCAAAAAACGAACGCAGCAACATTGACAAAGATGAAGAATCAGCTCTGAAAATGTTATCCAAGCAATTACTTGCTTATACACCAGAAGAACTTGAGCAAGCAAAAAATAGTAATGCGTTAATAGAGGTGATTTGTAATGCGTCAGAAGAAATCAGCAATTCTTGA
- a CDS encoding helix-turn-helix domain-containing protein encodes MRQKKSAILEAVHETAEDLHKAGLMNQTTLREFEHLCLPPIEPLEPLQIKEIRESSQVSQAVFARILNISPSTVQKWEIGQKRPSGASLKLLHLVKNRGLNSVLY; translated from the coding sequence ATGCGTCAGAAGAAATCAGCAATTCTTGAAGCAGTTCATGAGACAGCAGAAGACCTACACAAAGCTGGGCTAATGAATCAAACTACATTGCGCGAATTTGAACACCTATGTCTACCTCCTATTGAGCCTCTAGAACCATTGCAAATTAAAGAAATACGGGAATCATCTCAAGTCAGTCAAGCTGTTTTTGCACGTATTTTGAATATAAGTCCTTCAACAGTTCAAAAATGGGAAATAGGACAAAAGCGGCCTAGTGGAGCATCTCTTAAGCTACTGCATTTAGTAAAGAATCGTGGGTTAAACAGTGTGCTGTATTAA
- a CDS encoding tyrosine-type recombinase/integrase, with protein sequence MRPPPPIRLPNKHYRSREYLTPSEVRSLLDAALDRKARYAHRDYTLMLLMFRHGLRVGEAVGAKCGLRWDAVMWGERQIFITREKGSDSGVHPLRDDELVLLKELREMLPQGKYIFVSERGEVMSTDAVRKLLGRLAAQAGLDIKVHCHMMRHACGYYLVNQGYNTREIQDFLGHRDIKHTEKYTKLNARRFLNFDWGDL encoded by the coding sequence ATGAGGCCGCCACCCCCAATCCGTTTACCTAACAAGCATTACAGGTCTAGAGAATACCTTACACCAAGCGAGGTGCGAAGTCTTCTTGATGCTGCGCTCGATCGCAAAGCTCGTTATGCTCACCGTGATTATACACTGATGTTGCTCATGTTTCGCCACGGTCTGAGGGTAGGGGAAGCTGTAGGGGCTAAGTGCGGTTTAAGATGGGATGCAGTAATGTGGGGCGAACGTCAGATTTTCATCACCAGGGAAAAGGGCAGTGATTCTGGCGTGCATCCCTTGAGAGACGATGAATTAGTTTTGCTTAAAGAACTCAGAGAGATGTTGCCCCAGGGTAAATATATTTTCGTTTCCGAACGCGGTGAGGTGATGTCCACTGATGCGGTGCGAAAGCTGCTTGGGCGACTGGCGGCACAGGCTGGGCTTGATATCAAAGTTCACTGTCACATGATGCGCCATGCCTGCGGTTACTATCTGGTGAATCAGGGTTACAACACTAGAGAAATTCAAGACTTCCTGGGACACCGTGATATCAAACATACTGAAAAATATACCAAGCTGAATGCTCGACGCTTCCTGAATTTCGATTGGGGGGATTTGTAA
- a CDS encoding SAM-dependent methyltransferase yields MNKETFTDSCAAYKFNENNFAVEDEAASLRYFEKQVLDSQKYWRRLGGRPDFSGKVVLEIGCGHGALCIDAAISGAQRVIGLDLIGNRIEFANRIVAERFPNIANRIEFHHLDINEMALEGKVDFVISKDTFEHIMNLDQVLLSVKRVLREGGLLITGFSPLYYSPFGDHGFHAIGNRLKLPWAHLILGDARVVAAYNRHHPGVKCHSMYDLGLNKFKRRDFLQAFEQAGFEIVSETVNAVQEASRLMPLFRLLNKVPGLEDYTTVNMYVVLCNT; encoded by the coding sequence ATGAATAAGGAAACTTTTACAGATTCGTGTGCAGCTTACAAATTTAATGAAAATAACTTTGCTGTAGAAGATGAGGCCGCATCCCTCAGATACTTCGAGAAACAAGTTCTCGATTCACAGAAGTACTGGCGTCGTCTAGGCGGTCGTCCGGACTTCTCCGGAAAAGTCGTTCTTGAAATTGGCTGTGGACATGGGGCACTGTGCATCGATGCAGCTATTTCGGGAGCGCAGCGGGTGATTGGTCTTGACCTCATTGGTAACCGCATCGAATTTGCCAATCGGATCGTAGCGGAACGCTTTCCTAATATCGCCAACAGGATAGAGTTTCATCACTTGGATATTAACGAGATGGCACTTGAGGGCAAGGTCGATTTCGTAATTTCCAAAGACACTTTTGAACATATTATGAACCTAGATCAAGTTCTTCTCTCAGTAAAACGGGTTCTGCGGGAAGGTGGTTTACTGATAACTGGTTTTAGTCCACTTTACTACAGCCCCTTTGGCGATCATGGATTCCACGCAATTGGAAACCGCTTGAAGCTACCGTGGGCGCATCTCATTCTTGGCGATGCGCGTGTTGTGGCTGCTTATAATAGACACCATCCGGGAGTTAAGTGTCATTCGATGTATGACCTTGGACTCAATAAATTCAAGCGCCGCGACTTTCTGCAAGCCTTTGAACAAGCCGGATTTGAAATTGTTAGCGAAACCGTAAATGCTGTTCAAGAGGCTTCCCGGCTTATGCCATTGTTTCGCCTTCTGAATAAAGTTCCTGGTCTGGAAGACTACACAACTGTCAATATGTATGTTGTGCTGTGTAACACCTAG